The Pongo abelii isolate AG06213 chromosome 23, NHGRI_mPonAbe1-v2.0_pri, whole genome shotgun sequence genome includes a window with the following:
- the TOB2 gene encoding protein Tob2 isoform X1 — translation MQLEIKVALNFIISYLYNKLPRRRADLFGEELERLLKKKYEGHWYPEKPLKGSGFRCVHIGEMVDPVVELAAKRSGLAVEDVRANVPEELSVWIDPFEVSYQIGEKGAVKVLYLDDSEGCGAPELDKEIKSSFNPDAQVFVPIGSQDSSLSNSPSPSFGQSPSPTFIPRSAQPITFTTASFAATKFGSTKMKKGGGAASGGGVASSGAGGQQPPQQPRMARSPTNSLLKHKSLSLSMHSLNFITANPAPQSQLSPNAKEFVYNGGGSPSLFFDAADGQGSGTPGPFGGSGAGTCNSSSFDMAQVFGGGANSLFLEKTPFVEGLSYNLNTMQYPSQPFQPVVLAN, via the coding sequence ATGCAGCTAGAGATCAAAGTGGCCCTGAACTTCATCATCTCCTACTTGTACAACAAGCTGCCCCGGCGCCGGGCAGACCTGTTTGGGGAGGAGCTAGAGCggcttttgaaaaagaaatatgaaggcCACTGGTACCCTGAGAAGCCACTGAAAGGCTCTGGCTTCCGCTGTGTTCACATTGGGGAGATGGTGGACCCTGTGGTGGAGCTGGCCGCCAAGCGGAGTGGCCTGGCGGTGGAAGATGTGCGGGCCAATGTGCCTGAGGAGCTGAGTGTCTGGATTGATCCCTTTGAGGTGTCCTACCAGATTGGTGAGAAGGGAGCTGTGAAAGTGCTGTACCTGGATGACAGTGAGGGCTGCGGTGCCCCAGAGCTGGACAAGGAGATCAAGAGCAGCTTTAACCCTGATGCCCAGGTGTTCGTGCCCATTGGCAGCCAGGACAGCTCCCTGTCCAACTCCCCATCACCATCCTTTGGCCAGTCACCCAGCCCTACCTTCATTCCCCGCTCCGCTCAGCCCATCACCTTCACCACCGCCTCCTTCGCTGCCACCAAATTTGGCTCCACTAAGATGAAGAAGGGGGGTGGGGCAGCAAGTGGTGGGGGTGTAGCTAGCAGTGGGGCGGGTGGCCAGCAGCCACCACAGCAGCCTCGCATGGCCCGCTCACCCACCAACAGCCTGCTGAAGCATAAGAGCCTCTCTCTGTCTATGCATTCACTGAACTTCATCACGGCCAACCCGGCCCCTCAGTCCCAGCTCTCACCCAATGCCAAGGAGTTCGTGTACAACGGTGGTGGCTCACCCAGCCTCTTCTTTGATGCGGCCGATGGCCAGGGCAGTGGCACCCCAGGCCCGTTTGGAGGCAGTGGGGCTGGCACCTGCAACAGCAGCAGCTTTGACATGGCCCAGGTATTTGGAGGTGGTGCCAACAGCCTCTTCCTGGAGAAGACACCCTTTGTGGAAGGCCTCAGCTACAACCTGAACACCATGCAGTATCCCAGCCAGCCATTCCAGCCCGTGGTGCTGGCCAACTGA
- the TOB2 gene encoding protein Tob2 (The RefSeq protein has 1 substitution compared to this genomic sequence), with product MQLEIKVALNFIISYLYNKLPRRRADLFGEELERLLKKKYEGHWYPEKPLKGSGFRCVHIGEMVDPVVELAAKRSGLAVEDVRANVPEELSVWIDPFEVSYQIGEKGAVKVLYLDDSEGCGAPELDKEIKSSFNPDAQVFVPIGSQDSSLSNSPSPSFGQSPSPTFIPRSAQPITFTTASFAATKFGSTKMKKGGGAASGGGVASSGTGGQQPPQQPRMARSPTNSLLKHKSLSLSMHSLNFITANPAPQSQLSPNAKEFVYNGGGSPSLFFDAADGQGSGTPGPFGGSGAGTCNSSSFDMAQVFGGGANSLFLEKTPFVEGLSYNLNTMQYPSQPFQPVVLAN from the coding sequence ATGCAGCTAGAGATCAAAGTGGCCCTGAACTTCATCATCTCCTACTTGTACAACAAGCTGCCCCGGCGCCGGGCAGACCTGTTTGGGGAGGAGCTAGAGCggcttttgaaaaagaaatatgaaggcCACTGGTACCCTGAGAAGCCACTGAAAGGCTCTGGCTTCCGCTGTGTTCACATTGGGGAGATGGTGGACCCTGTGGTGGAGCTGGCCGCCAAGCGGAGTGGCCTGGCGGTGGAAGATGTGCGGGCCAATGTGCCTGAGGAGCTGAGTGTCTGGATTGATCCCTTTGAGGTGTCCTACCAGATTGGTGAGAAGGGAGCTGTGAAAGTGCTGTACCTGGATGACAGTGAGGGCTGCGGTGCCCCAGAGCTGGACAAGGAGATCAAGAGCAGCTTTAACCCTGATGCCCAGGTGTTCGTGCCCATTGGCAGCCAGGACAGCTCCCTGTCCAACTCCCCATCACCATCCTTTGGCCAGTCACCCAGCCCTACCTTCATTCCCCGCTCCGCTCAGCCCATCACCTTCACCACCGCCTCCTTCGCTGCCACCAAATTTGGCTCCACTAAGATGAAGAAGGGGGGTGGGGCAGCAAGTGGTGGGGGTGTAGCTAGCAGTGGGGCGGGTGGCCAGCAGCCACCACAGCAGCCTCGCATGGCCCGCTCACCCACCAACAGCCTGCTGAAGCATAAGAGCCTCTCTCTGTCTATGCATTCACTGAACTTCATCACGGCCAACCCGGCCCCTCAGTCCCAGCTCTCACCCAATGCCAAGGAGTTCGTGTACAACGGTGGTGGCTCACCCAGCCTCTTCTTTGATGCGGCCGATGGCCAGGGCAGTGGCACCCCAGGCCCGTTTGGAGGCAGTGGGGCTGGCACCTGCAACAGCAGCAGCTTTGACATGGCCCAGGTATTTGGAGGTGGTGCCAACAGCCTCTTCCTGGAGAAGACACCCTTTGTGGAAGGCCTCAGCTACAACCTGAACACCATGCAGTATCCCAGCCAGCCATTCCAGCCCGTGGTGCTGGCCAACTGA